One Borreliella chilensis DNA window includes the following coding sequences:
- a CDS encoding DNA mismatch repair protein MutL has protein sequence MNKIRFLDKYLVQKIAAGESIDRPCSILRELLDNAIDSGATKIEVFLEEGGIHKILVIDNGNGISQEDLKICYLPHTTSKISSEEDLRKIETLGFRGEALSSIAICSNLSITSSIASNESYRIEVENGIEKYFKKQPAINGTIVDVTKIFHNFPARKRFLKQEPIETKMCLKVLEEKIITHPEINFEINLNQKLRKIYFKESLIDRVQNVYGHVIENNKFKVLKKEYENIKIEIFLASDNFSKKSKRNIKTFINRRAIDQKDLLEAIINGHSRILSPGNFPICYLFLEINPEHIDFNVHPQKKEVRFFNLPFLFKLISDNINNFFDKDINNYNDIIIKRQLTDDGHLIEIKNQPGNFNRVDTHEALQNKNVETKDFANALSKNIIQNNLDFSKYNSIIQNRPTFKENIANIFSDDFLEFEELPNRNEKEEIKFNYIGQIFSEFLIVEQVNEIYFIDQHAVHEKIIYENLRNSKKTIQNLLIPIEFTIDDENTEKIIDSEIEEYKKMDIIISKINPKKYQLESIPNICNQYENTLIQFFQSRKSRTINSLESDLYATIACRKAVKTNDILSVEFSKFLITEFFKLEIKHCPHGRKIYYKISKFELEKKVARA, from the coding sequence ATGAACAAAATAAGATTCTTGGATAAATACCTAGTTCAAAAAATAGCAGCAGGAGAATCAATAGACAGACCATGTTCAATATTAAGAGAATTATTAGACAATGCAATAGATTCTGGAGCTACTAAAATTGAAGTCTTTCTTGAAGAAGGAGGAATTCATAAAATCCTAGTAATAGATAATGGAAACGGGATAAGTCAAGAAGATTTAAAAATCTGCTATCTACCACACACTACTTCAAAAATATCCTCAGAAGAAGATTTAAGAAAAATAGAAACTCTAGGATTTAGAGGAGAAGCTCTCTCCAGTATTGCAATTTGCTCTAACCTTTCAATAACAAGCTCAATAGCTAGTAATGAAAGCTATCGGATAGAAGTAGAAAATGGCATTGAAAAATATTTTAAAAAACAGCCTGCCATAAATGGAACAATCGTAGATGTTACAAAAATATTTCACAACTTTCCAGCAAGAAAAAGATTCTTAAAGCAAGAGCCTATTGAAACAAAAATGTGTCTAAAAGTTTTAGAAGAAAAAATAATAACCCACCCTGAGATCAATTTCGAAATTAATTTGAATCAAAAACTAAGAAAAATTTACTTTAAAGAATCGTTGATTGATAGAGTGCAAAATGTATACGGGCATGTAATAGAAAATAATAAGTTCAAGGTTTTAAAAAAAGAATATGAAAATATAAAAATAGAAATATTTTTAGCATCAGACAATTTTTCTAAAAAAAGTAAAAGGAATATTAAAACATTTATCAACAGAAGAGCTATCGATCAAAAAGATCTCTTAGAAGCAATAATTAATGGCCACAGCAGAATACTGTCTCCTGGCAATTTTCCAATATGTTATTTATTTTTAGAAATAAATCCTGAACATATTGACTTTAATGTCCACCCACAAAAAAAAGAGGTAAGATTTTTCAATCTTCCATTTCTATTTAAACTAATCTCTGACAATATTAATAATTTTTTCGATAAAGACATAAATAACTATAACGACATAATAATAAAAAGACAGTTAACAGATGATGGCCATTTAATAGAAATTAAAAACCAACCAGGAAACTTTAACAGAGTTGACACACATGAAGCATTACAAAACAAAAATGTAGAAACAAAAGACTTTGCAAATGCGCTAAGCAAAAACATAATACAAAATAATCTTGACTTTAGCAAGTATAATTCAATTATACAAAACAGACCAACATTTAAAGAAAACATTGCAAACATTTTCTCTGATGACTTTTTAGAATTTGAAGAATTGCCAAACAGAAATGAAAAAGAAGAAATAAAATTTAACTATATCGGGCAAATATTTTCTGAATTTTTAATCGTTGAACAAGTAAATGAAATTTATTTCATAGACCAGCACGCAGTTCATGAAAAAATAATATATGAAAACCTTAGAAATTCAAAAAAAACCATTCAAAACCTTTTAATACCAATTGAATTCACAATAGATGATGAAAACACAGAAAAAATCATAGACAGTGAAATCGAAGAATACAAAAAAATGGACATTATAATCTCTAAAATAAACCCTAAAAAATATCAACTTGAATCTATTCCTAATATTTGCAATCAATACGAAAATACTCTTATTCAATTTTTTCAATCAAGAAAAAGTAGGACAATAAATTCTCTTGAATCTGATTTATATGCAACTATTGCTTGCAGAAAGGCTGTTAAAACCAATGATATATTAAGCGTTGAATTTAGCAAATTTTTAATAACTGAATTTTTTAAACTAGAAATCAAACATTGTCCACACGGTCGTAAAATTTATTACAAAATATCTAAATTTGAGCTTGAAAAAAAAGTTGCCAGAGCATAA
- a CDS encoding cell surface protein — MNKKRTNFSVLLLLIFLLISSFGGFGYYIYQSKLNDKNQEIMLNEIKNSIIERNYKKAYSVAKLLQDKYPQNEDISMLTNTLAEIANSSPFESNDLQRDSANQILDKIKGQDNTKTNENENFDIAFNNRYIKDTAITENYSNRADDIGIEDEDISEFKKSKIPEKINPDTKPKEENQTIQPLNLKSNINDQKNLFNLEKIKKKLNEKSNSENILDKSQKIENDKQNIDFPKEKNPEHIFKKTDINKHPDNDNTTPLKKIPSDPQKESDLSPPSQTIIGKIQRPYSYLIKKELYEILDDINTGRVKLGKNRLKELIKKGLSNKFQKVNELIESLKNKDASNLLLTLIKKDIEPNLVNIPKDPYKKDIPKLNKKDKKNQHLEDLKSKVYSIKPVDLENTKTRQQALKDLNEFLKTNPNDTYASKALAQANKIQHLEDLKSKVYSIKPVDLENTKTRQQALKDLNEFLKTNPNDTYASKALAQANKIQHLEDLKSKVYSIKPVDLENTKTRQQALKDLNEFLKTNPNDIYASKILAQAYENSKDLPKAENLYEKIANLTNTQEDFYKLGIIRFKLKKYEHSIKSFDQAIKLNPNHKKAHNNKGIALMMLNENKKAIESFEKAIQIDKNYDIAYYQKGIAEEKNGNMQQAFTSFTNAYNLTKKLNYALKAGIIANNLGNFKKSEEYLSFFNENAKKHNEIAIYNLSIAKFENNKLEESLETINKAINLNPEKSEYLYLKASINLKNKNYQNAMSLYSLVIEKNPENISAYINLAKAYEKTGNKTLAISTLEKIINKNNKLALNNLGILYKKEKNYQKAIEIFEKAITNSDIEAKYNLATTLIEMNDNTRAKDLLKEYTKLKPNNPEALHALGIIEYNENNNDQTLRELIKKFPNYKKNENIKKIIGI, encoded by the coding sequence ATGAATAAAAAACGTACAAATTTTTCAGTATTATTGCTTTTAATTTTTTTACTTATCTCATCATTTGGAGGCTTTGGTTACTATATATACCAAAGCAAATTAAACGACAAAAACCAAGAAATAATGCTAAACGAAATTAAAAACAGTATAATAGAAAGAAACTATAAAAAAGCATATTCTGTTGCAAAACTTCTGCAAGACAAATACCCTCAAAATGAAGACATTTCAATGCTTACAAATACACTAGCAGAAATTGCTAATAGCAGCCCTTTTGAATCAAACGACTTACAAAGAGATTCTGCAAATCAAATATTAGACAAAATCAAAGGCCAAGATAATACAAAAACAAATGAAAACGAAAATTTTGATATAGCATTTAATAATAGATACATTAAAGACACCGCAATAACAGAAAACTACTCTAACAGGGCAGATGACATTGGCATTGAAGATGAAGACATATCTGAATTTAAAAAAAGCAAAATCCCAGAAAAAATAAACCCAGATACAAAACCAAAAGAAGAAAATCAAACAATACAACCTCTAAATCTTAAATCAAATATTAATGACCAAAAAAATTTATTTAATCTGGAAAAGATAAAAAAAAAATTAAATGAAAAATCAAACAGTGAGAATATCTTAGACAAATCTCAAAAAATAGAAAATGATAAGCAGAACATAGATTTTCCCAAAGAAAAAAATCCAGAACATATTTTTAAAAAAACAGACATCAATAAACATCCAGACAATGATAATACTACACCTTTAAAAAAAATTCCTTCAGACCCCCAAAAAGAAAGTGATCTTTCTCCACCCAGTCAAACAATAATTGGAAAAATCCAAAGACCATATAGTTACTTGATAAAAAAAGAACTCTATGAAATATTAGATGACATTAATACAGGCAGGGTAAAACTTGGAAAAAACAGATTAAAAGAATTAATTAAAAAAGGCTTAAGCAATAAATTCCAAAAAGTAAATGAATTGATTGAAAGTTTAAAAAATAAAGATGCTTCTAATTTACTATTAACCTTAATAAAAAAAGATATTGAACCAAATCTAGTCAATATACCAAAAGATCCTTACAAAAAAGACATCCCCAAATTAAATAAAAAAGACAAGAAAAATCAACACTTGGAAGACCTTAAATCTAAAGTTTATTCAATAAAACCTGTTGATCTTGAAAACACAAAAACCCGTCAGCAAGCCCTTAAGGATTTAAACGAATTCTTAAAAACAAACCCTAACGACACTTATGCCTCTAAAGCTTTAGCTCAAGCTAATAAAATACAACACTTGGAAGACCTTAAATCTAAAGTTTATTCAATAAAACCTGTTGATCTTGAAAACACAAAAACTCGTCAGCAAGCCCTTAAGGATTTAAACGAATTCTTAAAAACAAACCCTAACGACACTTATGCCTCTAAAGCTTTAGCTCAAGCTAATAAAATACAACACTTGGAAGACCTTAAATCTAAAGTTTATTCAATAAAACCTGTTGATCTTGAAAACACAAAAACTCGTCAGCAAGCCCTTAAGGATTTAAACGAATTCTTAAAAACAAACCCTAATGACATTTATGCCTCTAAAATTTTAGCGCAAGCTTATGAAAATAGTAAAGATTTGCCAAAAGCAGAAAATTTATATGAAAAAATTGCAAACCTCACAAATACTCAAGAAGATTTCTATAAACTTGGAATAATTAGATTCAAGCTTAAAAAGTATGAACATTCAATAAAATCATTTGATCAAGCAATAAAACTAAACCCAAATCATAAAAAAGCGCATAATAACAAAGGAATAGCTTTAATGATGCTAAACGAAAACAAAAAAGCAATAGAATCTTTTGAGAAAGCCATACAAATTGATAAAAATTATGACATTGCCTACTACCAAAAAGGAATAGCAGAGGAAAAAAATGGCAATATGCAACAAGCATTTACCAGTTTTACAAATGCCTACAATCTCACTAAAAAACTAAATTATGCATTAAAAGCTGGAATAATAGCAAACAACTTAGGCAACTTCAAAAAAAGTGAAGAATATTTAAGCTTTTTTAATGAAAATGCAAAAAAACATAACGAAATTGCTATTTATAACCTATCAATAGCAAAATTTGAGAACAATAAACTTGAAGAATCTCTTGAAACCATAAACAAAGCCATTAACTTAAATCCAGAAAAAAGCGAATATTTATATTTAAAAGCATCTATAAATCTTAAAAACAAAAATTATCAAAATGCCATGTCACTTTACAGTTTAGTAATTGAAAAAAACCCTGAAAATATTTCAGCCTATATAAATCTAGCAAAGGCATACGAAAAAACAGGAAATAAAACTCTAGCAATCTCAACTCTTGAAAAGATAATAAATAAAAACAATAAATTAGCCTTAAACAATCTTGGAATACTTTACAAAAAAGAAAAAAATTATCAAAAAGCAATTGAAATTTTTGAAAAAGCAATAACCAATTCAGATATTGAAGCAAAATATAATCTTGCAACCACCTTGATTGAAATGAATGACAACACAAGAGCTAAAGACCTTCTCAAGGAATACACAAAATTAAAACCAAACAATCCAGAAGCCTTGCATGCACTAGGAATAATAGAATACAACGAAAATAACAATGATCAAACATTAAGAGAACTTATCAAAAAATTTCCAAATTACAAAAAAAATGAAAATATTAAAAAAATAATAGGAATATAA
- a CDS encoding phosphate ABC transporter substrate-binding protein, whose protein sequence is MKKFIILILMLSTSLLYNCKNKDNEKIVSIGGSTTVSPILDEMILRYNKIRNDTKVTYDAQGSSVGINGLFNNIYKIAISSRDLTKEEIEQGAKETVFAYDALIFITSPEIKITNITEENLAKILNGKIQNWKQVGGPDAKINFINRDSSSGSYSSIKDLLLNKIFKTHEEAQFRQDGIVVKSNGEVIEKTSLTPYSIGYIGLGYAKNSIEKGLNTLSVNSTYPTKETINSNKYTIKRNLIIVTNSKYEDKIVTQFIEFMTSPTGQDIVEEQGFIGIKT, encoded by the coding sequence ATGAAAAAATTTATTATCTTAATTCTTATGCTATCAACAAGTCTATTATACAACTGTAAAAATAAAGACAATGAAAAAATTGTATCAATTGGGGGTTCTACAACTGTAAGCCCAATACTAGACGAAATGATTTTAAGATATAATAAAATAAGAAATGATACTAAAGTAACCTACGATGCACAAGGGAGTAGCGTTGGTATAAACGGGCTATTTAACAATATCTATAAAATAGCTATATCATCAAGAGATTTAACAAAAGAGGAAATTGAACAAGGAGCAAAAGAAACCGTATTTGCTTATGATGCTTTAATTTTCATCACAAGCCCTGAGATAAAAATTACAAATATTACAGAAGAAAATCTAGCTAAAATACTAAATGGAAAAATCCAAAATTGGAAACAAGTGGGAGGCCCTGATGCTAAAATCAACTTCATTAATCGAGACTCTTCTTCTGGTTCTTATTCCTCTATAAAAGATCTACTTCTTAATAAAATATTTAAAACTCACGAAGAAGCTCAATTTAGACAAGACGGAATAGTAGTAAAATCTAATGGAGAGGTAATTGAAAAAACAAGTCTTACTCCATACTCAATAGGATATATAGGCCTTGGATACGCAAAAAATTCAATAGAAAAGGGTTTAAACACGCTCTCTGTCAACAGCACATACCCTACAAAAGAAACAATAAATAGCAATAAATACACCATTAAAAGAAATTTAATAATAGTTACAAATAGCAAGTATGAGGATAAAATAGTAACTCAATTTATTGAGTTTATGACAAGCCCAACCGGACAAGATATCGTTGAAGAACAAGGTTTTATAGGGATAAAAACATAA
- a CDS encoding elongation factor P: MAVVKSSEIEKGSFLLIKGAPHIVLEREFSKTGRGGAIVRLKLKNLKNKSVIRETLKGADTAEGIEIHEVSAQYLYRDNEVLVFMDLETYDQVNLDLKESSSFQDKLPFLQESEIYSLITFDNSVIDIKLAPKIAFEVVEVEAAVKGDTVTNAMKNVTLNTGLVVKAPLFINVGDKILVNSETKEYAERVKS, translated from the coding sequence ATGGCGGTAGTGAAATCTAGTGAGATTGAAAAAGGTTCTTTTTTACTTATCAAAGGTGCTCCACATATTGTTCTTGAGAGAGAATTTTCAAAAACAGGTAGAGGAGGGGCAATAGTTAGATTAAAGCTTAAGAATCTGAAAAACAAATCTGTCATTAGAGAAACTTTAAAAGGGGCAGATACTGCTGAAGGGATTGAGATTCATGAGGTTAGTGCCCAGTATTTATACAGGGATAATGAAGTTTTGGTTTTTATGGATTTAGAAACTTATGATCAAGTTAATTTGGATTTAAAGGAAAGTTCTAGTTTTCAAGATAAATTGCCTTTTTTACAGGAGTCGGAAATCTATTCTCTTATAACATTTGACAATTCGGTTATTGATATTAAGTTAGCTCCAAAGATTGCTTTTGAAGTTGTAGAGGTTGAGGCGGCTGTTAAGGGTGATACTGTAACAAATGCAATGAAAAATGTTACTCTTAATACAGGGCTTGTAGTAAAAGCTCCACTTTTTATTAACGTTGGAGATAAAATTTTAGTTAATTCTGAAACTAAAGAGTATGCAGAGCGGGTTAAAAGTTAA
- a CDS encoding phosphate ABC transporter permease, whose translation MCLNLKTKRKIVGIIFKAFIIISAIISFLSIVFLGVFILKNGITPFVHNKIKISNFLFSTNWDPTSNLQKSYGILAFIINSFLTTFFSILIALPIGLGFAIYLLEKAKGFYQQFLQTVIELLAGIPSVVYGFFGSTFIATLVKNTFQREDNLGYNLISSSLILSIMIVPTIISVCYSSLKAVPKSYKFASLALAATDWQTIYKITIPSASRGILAGTILAIGRAIGETVAVLMVGGGSPLFIKNAFSPIRTLTVNIAMDMGYASGNHREALFSTALVLLLFSIITNLLKNLILSSNKRLNKK comes from the coding sequence ATGTGTCTAAACTTAAAGACAAAAAGAAAGATAGTTGGAATTATTTTCAAAGCTTTTATTATTATATCTGCAATAATTAGCTTTCTATCAATAGTGTTTTTAGGTGTCTTTATATTAAAAAACGGAATAACACCATTTGTCCATAACAAAATTAAAATTTCTAACTTTTTATTTAGCACAAATTGGGATCCTACTAGCAATCTACAAAAATCGTATGGCATCTTAGCCTTCATTATTAATTCCTTTTTAACTACATTCTTTTCAATTTTAATTGCTTTGCCAATTGGATTGGGATTTGCAATATATTTGCTTGAAAAAGCAAAAGGATTTTATCAACAATTTTTACAAACAGTAATAGAACTTTTGGCAGGAATCCCTAGTGTGGTTTACGGATTTTTTGGAAGCACATTTATTGCCACTTTAGTAAAAAACACTTTCCAAAGAGAAGACAATTTGGGATATAATTTAATAAGCTCATCACTCATCTTAAGCATAATGATAGTTCCCACAATAATTAGCGTTTGCTATTCATCACTCAAAGCCGTTCCCAAATCATACAAATTTGCATCCCTCGCATTAGCAGCAACAGATTGGCAAACAATATATAAAATAACAATACCATCAGCTAGTCGAGGCATTTTAGCAGGAACAATATTAGCAATAGGAAGAGCTATTGGAGAAACAGTAGCAGTATTAATGGTAGGAGGAGGCTCTCCTCTTTTTATAAAAAATGCATTTTCTCCCATTAGAACGCTAACTGTAAATATTGCTATGGATATGGGATATGCCTCGGGAAACCATAGAGAAGCTCTTTTCTCTACAGCTTTAGTGCTATTGCTATTTTCAATAATTACAAATCTACTAAAAAATCTTATCCTATCTTCAAACAAAAGGTTAAATAAAAAGTGA